A single genomic interval of Zingiber officinale cultivar Zhangliang chromosome 4A, Zo_v1.1, whole genome shotgun sequence harbors:
- the LOC121973551 gene encoding eukaryotic translation initiation factor 1A-like codes for MPKNKGKGGKNRKRGKNEADDEKRELVFKEDGQEYAQVLRMLGNGRCEATCIDGSKRLCHIRGKMHKKVWIAAGDIILVGLRDYQDDKADVIFKYMPDEARLLKAYGELPENIRLNEGIGGLDEEDEGGADDYIEFEDEDIDKI; via the coding sequence ATGCCGAAGAACAAGGGAAAGGGAGGGAAGAATCGCAAGAGGGGAAAGAACGAGGCCGACGACGAGAAGCGCGAGTTGGTCTTCAAGGAGGACGGCCAGGAGTACGCCCAGGTCCTCCGGATGCTTGGCAACGGCCGTTGCGAGGCCACGTGCATCGACGGATCCAAGAGACTCTGCCACATCCGCGGTAAGATGCACAAGAAGGTGTGGATTGCCGCAGGGGACATCATCCTCGTCGGCCTCCGCGACTACCAGGACGACAAGGCCGACGTCATATTCAAGTATATGCCCGACGAGGCCCGTCTCCTCAAGGCCTACGGCGAGCTTCCTGAGAACATCCGCCTCAACGAGGGCATTGGAGGCCTCGACGAGGAGGACGAGGGTGGTGCTGACGACTATATCGAGTTCGAGGACGAAGATATTGACAAGATCTAA